The DNA region CCTGAACTGCATCAGACTGGGCCAGCAGCATCTGGGACCGCTGACTGATCTCCGATTCCATGATGGAATTGATATGAAAATACATGATCAGGCTGATGCACACCCCTAAAGACAGGATGGACACCACCAGACCGGTGATGAATTTAAATCTCAAATTAAACGTTCGGGACGGCATGGGCATTCTCCAGGTCAATTCAACCGTGAAAACATAAAGAATACTGCCCGAAATTGCAAGCAGATCCGGGGGTGCCTCCCCAGGGATACACAAGCGGCAACTTCAGTTTCCAATTTCAGGGCGGGCATGCAGGCTCTGTTTTGCCTTAACTATCTGTATTAAAATAATTTTATTTATTTATTCTTTGGCGGCACACCTTTTGCTCTTCAGGTGGACCTGACAGAGACCCGAGTTGGTACATTTAATTTTTTTATTACTTTTAATTAAATTGACAAGGAGGAAACCAAATGGCGGATAATACGGAAATTGTCCGAGATGTGGGTAAATGGGAATGGTCGGAAATGTGGAAAAAAGAAGACTGGTGGGCCATCTGGCTGGGTTTTTTTATTCTCATCGCCGGCATGGTAATCTATTTTCCCCATGCCGGCGAGTTGAAATCCAAACTTCAGGCAGTGGAAGCGCAGTACAGCCGGGAAGCCAACCGGACAGATGCCTTCAAAACCGTGGCCTGGTATCAGCTGTCTGATGCCAAGTCCAAAGTAAAGGCCACCAGCACGCCTGCCGGCAAATGGCTGAAAACCTTTTCTGCCAAAACCAAAGGCTGGGCTGCCAATCCCGTGGAAGCATTTTATCTGTCCCAGGAAAAAGCAGATGCCAGAAAAGCCAAAGCCATGGAAAAATATGATGCCGCCAAAGCCGTGTCAGATCAGGCCCTGGCTGCAGCACTTGATGCAGAAAGAATGGCGGAAGCTGAAGGATTTGAGAGTGCGGCCCTGAATGCCAAAGCCAAACAGGCCATCCAGGACTGGCGGAATGCCCATTTGAAAACCAGCAAAGCCAAATCCAAGATGGACGCGGCCAAACCCTATAACCGGGTGGGATGGCTGATATTTCTGGGAATCTGTTTTGCCGCATTCTTTGGGGTGGGCATGAAAATCATGGGCAATTCGTTCAAGGAGTTCATGATCGCATTTGGTTTTATTTTTGCCATCAGCGTTCTGACCCATCTGGCAGCCAGCCAGGCCACCATGAAGCATTACGGGATCGGGTATGCCGCCTGGGCCATCTTTTTCGGTATGCTCATATCCAATACCGTTGGCACCCCAAAATGGGTGATGCCGGCCGTGCAGACCGAATTTTACATCAAAACCGGCCTGGTGCTGCTGGGCGCCAAAATCCTGTTTGAAAAAATCATCACCATCGGCACGGCCGGTATTTTTGTGGCCTGGGTCGTGACGCCTATTGTCTGGCTGGTGACCTACTGGGTGGGACAGAAAATCATCAAGATTCCGTCCAAACGCCTGAATGCCACCATTTGTTCAGACATGTCCGTGTGCGGGGTGTCGGCCGCCATTGCCACGGCATCCGCGTGCAAGGCCAAAAAAGAGGAACTCACCCTGGCCGTGGGCCTGTCTCTGGTTTTTACTTCCGTCATGATGATCGTGATGCCGGCGATCATCCACGGATTTTTCCCGGCGGACAAGGTGGAAATTTTAGGCGGCGCCTGGATGGGCGGCACCATTGACGCCACGGGCGCCGTGGCGGCAGCCGGTGCGTTTTTAGGAGAAAAAGCCCTGAACGTGGCCGCCACCATTAAGATGATCCAGAATGTGCTCATCGGTGTGATGGCTTTTTGTGTGGCCGTATATTTCACCACCAAAGTGGAAGCCGAAGAAACCGGAAATAAAGTCGGTGTCATGGAAATCTGGTACCGGTTCCCCAAATTCGTCCTGGGATTCATGGCCGCATCCGTGATTTTTTCCATGATTTACAGTTCATTCAACAGCCAGATCAGCGGTCTGGGCAGCACCATGATCGACCAGGGTGCCATCAAGGGCATGAGCGACCTGTTCCGGGGATGGTTTTTTACCCTGTCGTTTGTCAGTATCGGTCTGGCCACCAATTTCAGGGAACTGAAAGAACATTTTTCAGGCGGCAAACCATTGATTCTCTATGTGTTCGGCCAGAGTTTCAACCTGTGTCTGACCCTGATCATGGCGTATATCGTGTTTTATCTGATATTCCCGAAACTGACGGCCACCATTTAATCCATCACCCATAGACAACCTAAGGAAAATATCATGGAACCGGAAAAAATACATTCCCGTAAAAAAGGCTGGCTCATCATCGGCTTAACGTTTTTTTGCCTGTGGGGGTTTGCCACGGTGGTCGGCCCCTGGGGAGAAAAACACATCCCGGTGTTCAATCGGATCGTGGAAGTGATCAAGGCCAGGGACATCGACTCCGGTGCGTATTTTTATACGGAAATCGAGGCATCCTACAGTGCTGAGCGGGAACTTCAGGGCGGGATCAAATTACAGACGCCCGATGATTTCGGATTCACCCCGTCATTTATACTGGGAATTGTCATCAGCCTGACCATCCTGATCATCGGTTTCAAAACACTTCCTTCAGATTGATACACATTGCCCTGTATCTGGATTTTGTGATTCAGATACAGGGCGTTTTAAATTTTAAATACAATTTATTACATTATTGTTTATACAAAAAACACTATTTATATACAATAATGCAATAAACTATCTGCAAATTTTCAGCAAAATAATTATATCAATAGATCATTTCTGCAATTTATTCCATAAATTCAAATAAGTTATATCATCAGGTCCGAATATTTTCTGGTTTTGGCATATGATTTGCTCAATGCAGGGGCAAGTATTCAAACATTGCACCACACAACCAGATAACGAAAGGATGCACCATGGGACTGAAATACTGCCTGATGACGATCACTTTGCTGCTGACAAGCACGGTTTCTGTTTTTGCGGCCGACGGGACCATTGATACCGGAGACACGGCATGGATTATCATGTCCACGGCCCTGGTCATGATGATGACCCCGGCCGGTCTGGCCCTGTTTTACGGCGGCATGTCCCGGTACAAGAAATGGATACACCGCATGGGGGCGTTGGATTTTGCCGGCGGCAATGTGGTACACATCAATGCCGGGGTGTCCGGTCTGGTACTGGCCCTGGTCTTAGGCAAGCGCAACGGATACGGCAAAGAACCCATGATCCCGTCGTCTGTGGCATTCACCGCCCTGGGCGCGGCCCTGCTCTGGTTCGGATGGTTCGGATTCAATGCCGGCAGTGAGCTGGCCGCCGACGGGGTGGCGGCTTCCGCGTTTCTGGTCACCAACACGGCCGCGGCATTGGCCGGTCTGACCTGGCTGTGCCTGGAATGGAAAATCAGCGGCAAACCCACCCTCCTGGGCATGGCATCCGGTGTGATTGCCGGGCTGGTAGCCATTACCCCGGCCGCCGGATTCGTCACCCTGTCCGGATCTTTGATTATCGGCCTGGTATCCGGGGCCGTGGGATTTTACGGCGTGGTCTTTCTCAAGAAAAAACTGGGGTATGACGATTCTTTAGACGCATTCGGCATCCACGGTCTGTGCGGCATGTGGGGGGCCCTGGCCACGGGGCTGTTCGCCGCTCCGTCTGTCACTGAAGGCGCCAGGGGTCTGTTTTACGGCAATCCCGGCCAGGTCTGGATCCAGGTGGTATCCATCATCGCCACCATCGCCTTTTCCGCTGTGGCCACCCTGATCGTGGTGTATGTCACCAAACTGATCTGCGGCGGGCTCCGGGTGGACGGCCAGGATGAGCGGACCGGCCTGGACAGTGCCCTGCACGGGGAGCGGGCCTTTGAAATTGAATAACAAAAAGGGCCGGTGTCATACTCAGAAAGTGGCAGCCAGTTCCCGGGCCTCGGCAATGCAGTACATCAGATGCCGGGGGGATTTGGCATCGCCGATGACATGAAACCGGGCGGCGGATGTTTTTTCAAAAGATCTTGCCGCCCGCACGGCTTCGAATTTCTCTGAAATCACCACAGTGTCAAACCCGGACAGGGTCTGCTTTTCCCCCTTGGATGAGAAGATCACCCCGTCCGGGGTAAAGCCCTGAATGGAAACCTGTTTGTACAAGGTGACACCCCCTTTTTTCAGTCGCTCCCGCAGATAGTACCGGTCATTGGAGGACATCTCCTCGGCAAAGCTTTTTTTCCGGTTCAGCACTGCCACGGTTTTGCCCTGGTCCGCCAGAAAATCCGCCACAATCAGGCCGGCCATGCCACCGCCCAGGACCATCACCTTTTCTCCAGCCGTTTCCGTGCCCGCCATCACATCCACTCCGGTGACCAGGTGCATGGACGTGGTGAACAAGCCCTTGATCACCGGCATCTGGGGCATTGACCCGGTTGCCAGGACCACATGATCCGGAGAGATTTCCATGAGCAGATCCTGTGTCAGCGGGGTCTGGTACCGGACGGGAATGTCCAGGCGGGCCAGCTCCCGGTCAAAAAATTGAAGAATATCTTTCAGCTCTCCCCGTCCCGGGGCCCTGGCTGCCAGACCCAGCAGCCCGCCGGGACCCTCCCCCTGTTCACAGATCACCACGTCATGCCCGGCCAGGGCGCATTCCCGGGCCGCAGCCAGGCCGGCCGGACCGGCCCCGGCCACCAGAATCCGCACCCGGGGCTTGTCTATAGACCCGGCCGATTCGCCGGCGGTTTCCCCGGATGCCATGAGATACTCTCGGCCCACATCCGGATTCACCACACACCCCCCGGGTTCCTTGGCTAAAACCGCATGGATACATCCCAGGCAGCACCCCACACAGGGCCGGATCTCTTGGATGCGTCCGGTCCGGGCTTTTTCCGGGTAATGGGGGTCCGCCAGAAACGAGCGTCCCAGGGCCACCATATCGGCCTGACCCCGGGCAATGATCTGCTCCGCATGGACCGGGTCCTTGATCCGCCCCACCGTGATCACGGGAATGCCCACCACCTGTTTCACGGCTTCAGCCAGGTGCACGAAACAGCCCTGGGGGGTGTACATGGAAGGAATGGTCAACTCCGTAGAGCCGTACACCCCGGCGGACACATGCACATAGGCGACACCGGCGGCTTCCAGCAGCGGCGCCAGGGTCAGGGCATCGGTGAGTTCCCATCCGTTTTCCATGTAATCATTGCCGTTGATACGGATACCCACGGGAAAATCCTCTCCGGCCCTGGCCCGGATATCAGCCAGGATCTCAAACAGAAATCGGGTCCGGTTTTCAAAACTGCCGCCGTATTCATCCGTGCGGATGTTGGCATTGGGGGACATGAACTGGTTGATGAGATACCCATGGGCCCCGTGGATCTCCACAAAATCAAATCCCGCGTCTCTGCACCGCCTTGCCGCATCCCCGAAGCAGGCCACCAGGTGCCGGATCTCCGCCACGGTCAATGCCCGGACCTCGCCTTTTACCACGGCCGGAGCCGGAATCGGGGACGGGGCCACTTTTTCCGGCAGATAAGACTGTCGTCCCCCGTGCATGAGCTGGACCCCGAACCGGGTCCCGAAGGGCCGAACCTGATCCACCATGCGTTTGAGTGCGGGAATACAGCCGTCCTCATACATCTGGGGCAGATCCGGCAGTTCCTGGCCCCCGGGGTGGACACTGCCGCCCCCCACGAGCATCATGCCGGCCCCGCCTCTGGCCCGTTCCACAAAATAGGCCATGAGCTGGTCGGTCACATGACAATTGTCATCCACCCCGAAATTAATGCTCATGGCAGACATCATCAACCGGTTTTTCACTGTGAGATTCCCGATGCGGATCGGGCTGAACAGATGGGACAACATGGATAGTGACGCTCCTTTCAGTCGGTTTTTCGTGAAAAATCATCGAGCAGCGACTGCACCAGCACGGCAAATGCCAGCTCCGCTTTTTTGTCTTTGATCCGTTTCCGGCCTTTGACTGCTTTGAAATACCGGGCACAGACCTGGCGCTGGGCCGGGGTCAGGCCCGTGACAATCCCCTGTTTTTTAACCGTGTCCTCAGTGACGCCGGTCATGGTTTTTGCATCCCGCCGGCCATGGGGCCGGTTGATGATATGGCTGTAATAGATCAATGCCCGGTCCAGAAGGATATACAGAAACTGGGGATTTTCATTGGGACCCACCTGGATCCGGTCGCCTCCCAGACGGATGCCGGCAGGGCTTTTGTCTGCCACCCGGCGGCCTCCCATGATGGCTGATCCCGCCCCCAGAATCCCGCCGATGGCAGTGAACAGGCCAAAGGTCAGGCCATGGGCCGCCGTGTCCACCATGGCGCCCACAGATCCGCCGACAACCGCACCGGCTGCCGCCAGCTGTGTTCGGGTCAGCCCCAGCAAATCCCAGGTTTTTTTGGAAAACAGATCATGCTGAAGCACGGAATACTCAGGCAGAGATACTTGATACACCCGGTGTTTGAACAAGGTGCGGATATGGTGAAACAGTGATTTTTCAATATCTCTGATCTGGTCTTGATACGCCCGGGCCAGGGTTTCCTGTGCCATGACCGGATCTTTGCTGTCATGGACGCTCTGGGATACAGAACACCGGAGGCTTTTTTCAATGGCATAGGTGATATACGCGCTGGCCAGGCGGTTGCGCTTTTCCCATTCCGCTTGAAATGCCTGAATCACTCCGGCCAGTACGGGTTCCCATTCCTGATCAATGGATTTAAGGCTTTCCAGCATGGCGATGCGGTCATGAAAATTGGCCGTGTTGGCATTGAACACCCGGATGCTGTTGAAATGTTTTCCAAATTCCCGGCGCCAGTCCTGAGTATAATCTTTATCCATGTGCTTGGAATTGATGATGGCCATGCGGGGCCGGCCCGTGAGCCGCAGGATCTCCATTTCCGCCAGGTCATCGGTCCGCACGGGCCGGGACCCGTTCACCACATAGATAATGCCCGCCCCCCGGGCCACGGGGCGGAACAGTTCCACCTCATCGGCAAAAAACGGATCCGATTCATGGGCTGCAATGAATTCATCCAGGATTTGCCCGGGATCTTTGTCATAGGCGTTGAACCAGGCCAGGGTCTGTCTGGGCACCTGAAACCCCGGAGTATCCACAAACCGGATGATTTTTTGATCATCGATTGTCACGGTGTAGGTCCGGCACACCGTGGTCTCCCCGGGCACGGGACTGACCCGGATCTGATCATTTTCGGTCAGTGTGGACACCACGGCGGACTTGCCTTCATTGGGATGCCCGAGCACGGCAAATGCGGGAATATCTGAACTCATGGCCGAATCCTTTCCACCAGCATATCCGGGTGTCCCAGCTTCAGAATGCAATCCTGCCACACCTTTGCATCCACATCCCTGTCCGCCACACCCAGATTTTCCTCCTCCGGGGCCTGGGTCAGAAGCACCCACAGGTTTTTATCCTGCAACACCCCCTGCTTGAGCTGAACCAGGTAATAAAGAATGCCCCGGATCGGGGGCTGCCACACCTCCTGGAGAAAAATAATGGGATCCGCCCCATCCAGCACATCCGGTCCCAGCACAAGAGCATCCGCATCCAGGTCCTGATCGATGGGAATCACCTGGCGGACATCCAGAAAAAACTGTCGGGCCAGCAGATTGGCCACACGGGCTGTGGCTGCCTGATCCCAGGCCGGGCCGGGTGCCAGAACCACGGCCGGGGTGCCGATGGATGCCGGAGTTGCCGGGGTTGCCGGGGTTGCCGGGGCAATTTCCTGTTCGCCCGGTTGCCGCGCCGGATGCGGATTCGCATCCGCCGGTTCTGAAGAAAGGTCTTTGACCGGCCCCCTGGCCCCAGACATTTTTTTTGCCTCCGGATGGTGATGCCGGGCGGCCGTATTTTCTTCCAATCCGATATCCATGACCGGTGATTTCATGCGCACAATCAGGCGCCGGAACCGGGGCTGGTGAAAGTCAAACCGGTTCAGCACCGTTCTGTGGCCCAGGATGGCCCCGCCGATGATCAGCAGGCGGGGAATCACGGCGTAACATACCATGCTCATGCATAAAAACGGCCACCAGGATGTCAGATGTTCCGTGGCCAGCGCGGCAATGCCCTGTTTTAGAATGATGCGGGTGCCTTCCACCTGTGCCGGCGTCGGACCGGCCAGGGATTCGGGCATCCAGGCCGCCCAGGGCAGAGACACCAGGGACACCAGGTCATGGACGGCAGACGGCGTGGCCGCTAAAGTGGACTGCCATCCGAACGCCACATCGCTGAATGTCACCCGGAACAAGGTGCCGCCCAAAGCACCTGCAGAGAAAAAAAGAGCAAACAAAGACACCAGCATCACCAGAGGCCAGAAAAAAAGGGCCTGGTATTCCCGCTTTTTTGTACGGATGAATAAAATTCCCTCGTCCAGCCGGGAAGGTTCCGGATCCGATGACTCTGTTTTCACTTTCATCCGCACCCGCTTGAGCATCGAGGGCACCATATCAAACAACACCCTGGACACCACAGTGGAAAACGTCCCGGGGCCGGACCGCCGAAACGGCTGGATCACCAGACCGGCCACAAAAAAAAGAAAAAAAACAGCCGGTACCAGTACAAACACGAAAAAAAACAGCGCCACATTCACGGGCCGGACCCCGTGGTAGGCCAGAAATCCATACGCCAGTGCCAGGCCGGACAGCCCCCCGGCCAATGCCAGTACCCGGGCCGTCCAGGCAAACATTTGGTTGAATACCTGTCCCGGCAGCCGGTGATATCCTTTGGGGCCTGCCTGATCAAAATACAATATTCTGCGATAGGACAGCCAGGCTTCAACCAGAGCGTTATCCGTCATTTTTGCCCCGTCTGTCTGCCGGAAAATATCCCGGTCCCGGGCCGCCGCCTTTAAACCAGCCGCCCGGGACCCGGGATGGTCATCCAGGGTCAGCAGGTAATCCAGGTCCATGATGTCGGAAAGTCGAAGGGTCATACAGCGTGTGTATCAGATCCTTTAATTTTTCACAATTGTCTTTGGCATCTTCCGGAAAAACCGATGCAGCCGATCATTCCATATGCCGGGCCACCAAGTTTACCATGGCCCCGTAAGGTCTCGCCCCCACCAGTTTTTCCGTTCCCATGACCAGGGTGGGCACCACCAAAATCTCCTGGTGCTTTGCCAGTTGCCAGTCCGCATCCACGGCATCTGAAAACAGGCGGTCATCAATGACCGTTTCTGCGGCCGCTGAATCCAGGCCGGCCGTCTCAGCCAGATCCATGAGCACGGTTTTTTGGCTCAAATTTTGGTCATCCACAAAACCGGCCTGAAAAGCGGCATTATGAAACGCATGGCCTTTCCCCAGGCTCTGGGCCCAGAGCCCTACTTCCTGGGCCAGGCGGGTGTTGTAGATATGGTACCGGTCGCCCATGGGAAGTCCGAGATCGGCAGCGGTTTTTTTCAGGCGGGTCATGACCTGATAAATATCCACATCCTGTCCTTTTTGCCGGAACAGCTCAGCCAGGGTCATTCCCTGTTCCGGAATTTCCGGAT from Desulfotignum phosphitoxidans DSM 13687 includes:
- a CDS encoding YeiH family protein; the protein is MADNTEIVRDVGKWEWSEMWKKEDWWAIWLGFFILIAGMVIYFPHAGELKSKLQAVEAQYSREANRTDAFKTVAWYQLSDAKSKVKATSTPAGKWLKTFSAKTKGWAANPVEAFYLSQEKADARKAKAMEKYDAAKAVSDQALAAALDAERMAEAEGFESAALNAKAKQAIQDWRNAHLKTSKAKSKMDAAKPYNRVGWLIFLGICFAAFFGVGMKIMGNSFKEFMIAFGFIFAISVLTHLAASQATMKHYGIGYAAWAIFFGMLISNTVGTPKWVMPAVQTEFYIKTGLVLLGAKILFEKIITIGTAGIFVAWVVTPIVWLVTYWVGQKIIKIPSKRLNATICSDMSVCGVSAAIATASACKAKKEELTLAVGLSLVFTSVMMIVMPAIIHGFFPADKVEILGGAWMGGTIDATGAVAAAGAFLGEKALNVAATIKMIQNVLIGVMAFCVAVYFTTKVEAEETGNKVGVMEIWYRFPKFVLGFMAASVIFSMIYSSFNSQISGLGSTMIDQGAIKGMSDLFRGWFFTLSFVSIGLATNFRELKEHFSGGKPLILYVFGQSFNLCLTLIMAYIVFYLIFPKLTATI
- a CDS encoding ammonium transporter, producing the protein MGLKYCLMTITLLLTSTVSVFAADGTIDTGDTAWIIMSTALVMMMTPAGLALFYGGMSRYKKWIHRMGALDFAGGNVVHINAGVSGLVLALVLGKRNGYGKEPMIPSSVAFTALGAALLWFGWFGFNAGSELAADGVAASAFLVTNTAAALAGLTWLCLEWKISGKPTLLGMASGVIAGLVAITPAAGFVTLSGSLIIGLVSGAVGFYGVVFLKKKLGYDDSLDAFGIHGLCGMWGALATGLFAAPSVTEGARGLFYGNPGQVWIQVVSIIATIAFSAVATLIVVYVTKLICGGLRVDGQDERTGLDSALHGERAFEIE
- a CDS encoding oxidoreductase translates to MLSHLFSPIRIGNLTVKNRLMMSAMSINFGVDDNCHVTDQLMAYFVERARGGAGMMLVGGGSVHPGGQELPDLPQMYEDGCIPALKRMVDQVRPFGTRFGVQLMHGGRQSYLPEKVAPSPIPAPAVVKGEVRALTVAEIRHLVACFGDAARRCRDAGFDFVEIHGAHGYLINQFMSPNANIRTDEYGGSFENRTRFLFEILADIRARAGEDFPVGIRINGNDYMENGWELTDALTLAPLLEAAGVAYVHVSAGVYGSTELTIPSMYTPQGCFVHLAEAVKQVVGIPVITVGRIKDPVHAEQIIARGQADMVALGRSFLADPHYPEKARTGRIQEIRPCVGCCLGCIHAVLAKEPGGCVVNPDVGREYLMASGETAGESAGSIDKPRVRILVAGAGPAGLAAARECALAGHDVVICEQGEGPGGLLGLAARAPGRGELKDILQFFDRELARLDIPVRYQTPLTQDLLMEISPDHVVLATGSMPQMPVIKGLFTTSMHLVTGVDVMAGTETAGEKVMVLGGGMAGLIVADFLADQGKTVAVLNRKKSFAEEMSSNDRYYLRERLKKGGVTLYKQVSIQGFTPDGVIFSSKGEKQTLSGFDTVVISEKFEAVRAARSFEKTSAARFHVIGDAKSPRHLMYCIAEARELAATF
- a CDS encoding GTPase/DUF3482 domain-containing protein, which gives rise to MSSDIPAFAVLGHPNEGKSAVVSTLTENDQIRVSPVPGETTVCRTYTVTIDDQKIIRFVDTPGFQVPRQTLAWFNAYDKDPGQILDEFIAAHESDPFFADEVELFRPVARGAGIIYVVNGSRPVRTDDLAEMEILRLTGRPRMAIINSKHMDKDYTQDWRREFGKHFNSIRVFNANTANFHDRIAMLESLKSIDQEWEPVLAGVIQAFQAEWEKRNRLASAYITYAIEKSLRCSVSQSVHDSKDPVMAQETLARAYQDQIRDIEKSLFHHIRTLFKHRVYQVSLPEYSVLQHDLFSKKTWDLLGLTRTQLAAAGAVVGGSVGAMVDTAAHGLTFGLFTAIGGILGAGSAIMGGRRVADKSPAGIRLGGDRIQVGPNENPQFLYILLDRALIYYSHIINRPHGRRDAKTMTGVTEDTVKKQGIVTGLTPAQRQVCARYFKAVKGRKRIKDKKAELAFAVLVQSLLDDFSRKTD
- a CDS encoding DUF2868 domain-containing protein; protein product: MTLRLSDIMDLDYLLTLDDHPGSRAAGLKAAARDRDIFRQTDGAKMTDNALVEAWLSYRRILYFDQAGPKGYHRLPGQVFNQMFAWTARVLALAGGLSGLALAYGFLAYHGVRPVNVALFFFVFVLVPAVFFLFFVAGLVIQPFRRSGPGTFSTVVSRVLFDMVPSMLKRVRMKVKTESSDPEPSRLDEGILFIRTKKREYQALFFWPLVMLVSLFALFFSAGALGGTLFRVTFSDVAFGWQSTLAATPSAVHDLVSLVSLPWAAWMPESLAGPTPAQVEGTRIILKQGIAALATEHLTSWWPFLCMSMVCYAVIPRLLIIGGAILGHRTVLNRFDFHQPRFRRLIVRMKSPVMDIGLEENTAARHHHPEAKKMSGARGPVKDLSSEPADANPHPARQPGEQEIAPATPATPATPASIGTPAVVLAPGPAWDQAATARVANLLARQFFLDVRQVIPIDQDLDADALVLGPDVLDGADPIIFLQEVWQPPIRGILYYLVQLKQGVLQDKNLWVLLTQAPEEENLGVADRDVDAKVWQDCILKLGHPDMLVERIRP